In the genome of Streptomyces sp. V2I9, one region contains:
- the trpB gene encoding tryptophan synthase subunit beta, whose product MSSDFFIPDPEGLIPSAEGYFGAYGGKFIPEALVAAVDEVAVEYDKAKADPAFAAELNELMVNYTGRPSALTEVPRFAEHAGGARIFLKREDLNHTGSHKINNVLGQALLTKRMGKTRVIAETGAGQHGVATATACALFGLDCTIYMGEIDTRRQALNVARMRMLGAEVVAVKSGSRTLKDAINEAFRDWVANVDRTHYLFGTVAGPHPFPAMVRDFHRVIGVEARRQLLERTGRLPDAAVACVGGGSNAIGLFHAFIPDAGVRLIGCEPAGHGVETGEHAATLTAGEPGILHGSRSYVLQDDEGQITEPYSISAGLDYPGIGPEHSYLKDVGRGEYRAVTDDAAMQALRLLSRTEGIIPAIESAHALAGALDLGKELGPEGLILVNLSGRGDKDMDTAARYFGLYDTDAAVEADAAGDRAEIEGDAK is encoded by the coding sequence ATGTCGTCCGACTTCTTCATCCCGGACCCCGAGGGTCTGATCCCCAGCGCCGAGGGCTATTTCGGCGCGTACGGCGGCAAGTTCATCCCGGAGGCGCTCGTCGCCGCCGTGGACGAGGTCGCCGTCGAATACGACAAGGCCAAGGCCGACCCCGCCTTCGCCGCCGAGCTCAACGAGCTCATGGTGAACTACACCGGCCGCCCCAGCGCGCTGACCGAGGTCCCGCGGTTCGCCGAACACGCGGGCGGCGCCCGGATCTTCCTCAAGCGCGAGGACCTGAACCACACCGGCTCGCACAAGATCAACAACGTGCTGGGCCAGGCGCTCCTCACCAAGCGCATGGGCAAGACGCGGGTCATCGCCGAGACCGGGGCCGGCCAGCACGGCGTCGCCACCGCGACCGCCTGCGCCCTCTTCGGCCTCGACTGCACCATCTACATGGGCGAGATCGACACCCGGCGCCAGGCGCTGAACGTCGCGCGGATGCGGATGCTCGGCGCCGAGGTCGTCGCCGTGAAGTCCGGCTCGCGGACCCTGAAGGACGCCATCAACGAGGCGTTCCGCGACTGGGTCGCCAACGTGGACCGCACGCACTACCTCTTCGGCACGGTCGCGGGACCGCACCCCTTCCCCGCGATGGTCCGCGACTTCCACCGCGTCATCGGCGTCGAGGCCCGCCGCCAGCTCCTGGAGCGCACCGGCCGCCTCCCGGACGCGGCGGTCGCCTGCGTCGGCGGCGGCTCCAACGCCATCGGCCTCTTCCACGCCTTCATCCCCGACGCCGGAGTCCGCCTGATCGGATGCGAACCCGCCGGGCACGGGGTGGAGACCGGCGAGCACGCGGCGACCCTCACCGCCGGGGAACCCGGCATCCTGCACGGGTCGCGCTCCTACGTCCTCCAGGACGACGAGGGCCAGATCACCGAGCCGTACTCCATCTCGGCCGGTCTGGACTATCCGGGCATCGGCCCGGAGCACTCCTACCTCAAGGACGTCGGGCGCGGCGAATACCGCGCCGTCACCGACGACGCGGCCATGCAGGCGCTGCGCCTGCTCTCCCGCACCGAGGGCATCATCCCGGCCATCGAGAGCGCCCACGCGCTCGCCGGCGCCCTGGACCTCGGCAAGGAGCTGGGCCCGGAGGGGCTCATCCTGGTCAACCTGTCGGGCCGCGGTGACAAGGACATGGACACCGCCGCCCGCTACTTCGGGCTCTACGACACCGACGCCGCCGTCGAGGCGGACGCGGCCGGCGACCGCGCCGAGATCGAGGGGGACGCCAAGTGA
- the trpM gene encoding tryptophan biosynthesis modulator TrpM, producing MTDRPPHRTRPGLRRAEVPVRDPHAPLARGCRPRGCRAPARRVHGRRVRYVIGDEPGQVNGMRWRTGSAP from the coding sequence ATGACCGACCGCCCCCCGCACCGCACCCGGCCCGGCCTCCGCCGTGCCGAGGTCCCGGTCCGGGACCCGCACGCCCCGCTGGCGCGCGGGTGCCGGCCGCGCGGCTGCCGCGCCCCCGCCCGGCGGGTGCACGGCCGACGCGTGCGGTACGTCATCGGGGACGAGCCCGGCCAGGTCAACGGCATGCGATGGCGCACGGGGTCCGCGCCGTAG
- the trpC gene encoding indole-3-glycerol phosphate synthase TrpC — protein sequence MSVLDEIIDGVRADLAERQARVSLDELKERAARAPRAKDGVAALRGEGVTVICEVKRSSPSKGALAAIADPAALAADYEAGGASVISVLTEERRFGGSLADLEAVRAKVDIPVLRKDFIVTSYQLWEARAYGADLALLIVAALDQEALVSLIERAESIGLTPLVEAHDEEEAERAVDAGARIIGVNARNLKDLKVDRSTFERVAPEIPDHIVKVAESGVRGPHDLIAYANAGADAVLVGESLVTGRDPRAAVADLVAAGAHPALRHGRG from the coding sequence GTGAGTGTGCTCGACGAGATCATCGACGGCGTACGCGCCGACCTCGCGGAGCGGCAGGCGCGCGTCAGCCTCGACGAGCTGAAGGAGCGCGCCGCCCGCGCCCCCCGGGCCAAGGACGGAGTCGCCGCCCTGCGCGGCGAGGGCGTCACCGTCATCTGCGAGGTCAAGCGCTCGTCCCCGTCCAAGGGGGCCCTGGCCGCCATCGCGGACCCCGCCGCGCTCGCCGCGGACTACGAGGCGGGCGGCGCGTCGGTCATCTCGGTCCTCACCGAGGAGCGCCGCTTCGGCGGCTCGCTCGCCGACCTGGAGGCCGTCCGTGCCAAGGTCGACATCCCGGTCCTGCGCAAGGACTTCATCGTCACCTCGTACCAGCTGTGGGAGGCCCGCGCCTACGGCGCCGACCTCGCCCTGCTGATCGTCGCCGCCCTCGACCAGGAGGCCCTGGTCTCCCTGATCGAGCGGGCCGAGTCGATCGGGCTCACCCCGCTCGTCGAGGCGCACGACGAGGAGGAGGCGGAGCGCGCCGTGGACGCCGGAGCCAGGATCATCGGTGTCAACGCGCGCAACCTGAAGGACCTCAAGGTCGACCGCTCCACCTTCGAGCGCGTCGCCCCCGAGATCCCCGACCACATCGTCAAGGTCGCCGAGTCCGGTGTCCGGGGCCCGCACGACCTGATCGCGTACGCCAACGCCGGCGCCGACGCCGTCCTGGTCGGCGAGTCCCTGGTCACCGGCCGCGACCCGCGCGCCGCCGTCGCCGACCTGGTCGCCGCGGGCGCCCACCCGGCGCTCCGCCACGGCCGCGGCTGA
- a CDS encoding DUF2752 domain-containing protein codes for MTVCPAPDAAPVPTPYAAPDQHVPHAAPGTPAAPGGPYPAGAASPAPYAPGLARARRPEPPAHPSRLRRLAVPAGILAAVAGAFAYVGAVDPNEGGHYPVCPLLKLTGVLCPGCGGLRSAHAFITGDLGAAFSANAIATAGYFLFAAVWALWLVRAWRGRPLRIGLAPAHLWALGAVLAVFTVVRNLPFGSALAP; via the coding sequence CTGACGGTCTGCCCGGCCCCGGACGCGGCTCCGGTCCCGACCCCGTACGCAGCCCCCGATCAGCACGTCCCGCACGCCGCGCCCGGTACACCGGCGGCACCGGGGGGCCCGTACCCCGCCGGGGCCGCGTCTCCCGCCCCGTACGCCCCCGGTCTCGCGCGGGCCCGGCGGCCCGAGCCTCCGGCGCACCCCTCCCGGCTCCGCCGCCTCGCCGTCCCGGCGGGCATCCTCGCCGCGGTCGCCGGGGCCTTCGCGTACGTCGGCGCCGTGGACCCCAACGAGGGCGGGCACTACCCCGTCTGCCCGCTGCTCAAGCTGACCGGCGTCCTCTGCCCCGGCTGCGGCGGACTGCGCAGCGCCCACGCCTTCATCACCGGCGACCTCGGCGCGGCGTTCTCCGCCAACGCGATCGCCACCGCCGGCTACTTCCTCTTCGCCGCCGTCTGGGCCCTCTGGCTGGTGCGGGCCTGGCGCGGCCGACCGCTGCGGATCGGCCTGGCCCCCGCCCACCTGTGGGCTCTGGGCGCGGTCCTGGCGGTCTTCACCGTCGTCCGGAATCTGCCGTTCGGCTCGGCGCTGGCCCCCTGA
- a CDS encoding HGxxPAAW family protein, whose amino-acid sequence MAGTSHGHTPAAWTGVIISFIGFCVAGVFMVAANPLGFWAGIAVIFAGGLVGLAMKAAGLGMPKESAEMVEARARAGRAQASH is encoded by the coding sequence ATGGCGGGCACGAGCCACGGACACACCCCGGCCGCCTGGACCGGTGTCATCATCTCGTTCATCGGCTTCTGCGTCGCAGGCGTCTTCATGGTCGCGGCCAACCCGCTCGGCTTCTGGGCCGGTATCGCCGTGATCTTCGCCGGTGGCCTCGTGGGCCTCGCCATGAAGGCCGCCGGTCTCGGCATGCCGAAGGAGTCGGCCGAGATGGTCGAGGCGCGGGCGCGTGCCGGCCGGGCGCAGGCTTCTCACTGA
- a CDS encoding TIGR02234 family membrane protein, which translates to MEGVSAVPVPQPRTADPASAPDPAGSRRSLAAALLLGAAGATVVLLASGQTWAEGDAATGGGALPLSVDGRDVTGVPAALAVVGLAALVAVFAVRGAGRRTVAALLALSGLGAAVSAWAGASDSSALDEEAARTTGDTAATIGALSHTGWPYVTAVGGLLILLAGLLALRHGARWPAMSGKYERDGTPRPGRTPRTAPDPDRPEDLWKALDRGEDPTRG; encoded by the coding sequence GTGGAAGGCGTGAGTGCCGTCCCCGTACCCCAGCCCCGAACCGCCGACCCCGCCTCCGCCCCCGACCCGGCGGGGAGCCGCCGCAGTCTCGCGGCCGCCCTGCTCCTCGGCGCGGCCGGCGCGACCGTCGTCCTCCTCGCCTCCGGACAGACCTGGGCCGAGGGCGACGCGGCCACCGGCGGTGGAGCCCTCCCGCTCTCCGTCGACGGCCGGGACGTCACCGGCGTCCCGGCGGCCCTGGCCGTCGTCGGCCTCGCCGCCCTGGTCGCCGTCTTCGCCGTACGCGGCGCGGGCCGCCGGACCGTCGCCGCCCTGCTCGCCCTCAGCGGCCTCGGGGCCGCCGTCAGCGCGTGGGCCGGCGCGTCCGACAGCTCGGCCCTCGACGAGGAGGCCGCCAGAACCACCGGTGACACGGCGGCCACCATCGGCGCCCTCAGCCACACCGGCTGGCCCTACGTCACGGCCGTCGGCGGCCTGCTGATCCTGCTGGCCGGGCTCCTGGCGCTGCGCCACGGCGCCCGCTGGCCCGCCATGTCCGGGAAGTACGAGCGCGACGGCACCCCGCGCCCCGGCAGGACGCCCCGGACGGCCCCCGACCCGGACCGCCCCGAGGACCTGTGGAAGGCCCTGGACCGGGGCGAGGACCCGACGCGCGGGTGA
- the hisI gene encoding phosphoribosyl-AMP cyclohydrolase, giving the protein MTSTPGATPPASSLDPAVAARLKRGADGLVPAIAQQYDTGEVLMLGWMDDEALHRTLTTGRCTYWSRSRQEYWVKGDTSGHVQHVKSVALDCDADTVLVKVDQTGAACHTGDRTCFDSDVLSLLDR; this is encoded by the coding sequence ATGACGAGCACGCCCGGCGCCACGCCGCCCGCCAGCAGCCTCGACCCGGCCGTCGCCGCCCGCCTCAAGCGCGGCGCGGACGGTCTGGTCCCGGCCATCGCGCAGCAGTACGACACCGGCGAGGTGCTGATGCTCGGCTGGATGGACGACGAGGCGCTGCACCGCACCCTCACCACCGGCCGCTGCACCTACTGGTCCCGCAGCCGCCAGGAGTACTGGGTCAAGGGGGACACCTCCGGCCACGTCCAGCACGTGAAGTCCGTCGCCCTGGACTGCGACGCCGACACCGTACTGGTCAAGGTCGACCAGACCGGCGCGGCCTGCCACACCGGCGACCGCACGTGCTTCGACTCCGACGTCCTGTCCCTCCTCGACCGCTAA
- a CDS encoding TIGR03085 family metal-binding protein yields the protein MSTHAKRERLLLADLLEAAGPRAPTLCDGWRTRDLAAHVVVRERRADAAGGLLVGALRPRLERVQAEFAAKPYEELIQLIRTGPPRFSPMSLKQIDEAANTVEFFVHTEDVRRAQPDWSRRELDPVFSDVLWSRLEKTARLLGRRSPVGLVLRCPDGRTAVAHKGVPVVTVTGEPGELLLYAFGRQDAADVQVEGEEAAVERLRMAELGM from the coding sequence ATGTCGACCCATGCGAAGCGTGAACGTCTCCTGCTGGCCGATCTGTTGGAAGCGGCCGGTCCCCGGGCGCCGACCCTGTGCGACGGCTGGAGGACCCGCGATCTGGCCGCCCATGTGGTGGTCCGCGAACGTCGCGCGGACGCGGCGGGCGGGCTGCTGGTCGGGGCGTTGAGGCCCCGGCTGGAGCGGGTGCAGGCGGAGTTCGCGGCGAAGCCCTACGAGGAGCTGATCCAGCTGATCCGCACCGGTCCGCCGCGGTTCTCCCCGATGTCCCTCAAGCAGATCGACGAGGCGGCGAACACGGTGGAGTTCTTCGTCCACACGGAGGACGTGCGCCGGGCCCAGCCGGACTGGTCGCGCCGTGAACTGGACCCGGTCTTCTCCGATGTGCTCTGGTCGAGGCTCGAGAAGACGGCCCGGCTGCTGGGCCGCCGGTCCCCGGTGGGGCTGGTGCTGCGCTGTCCGGACGGACGGACGGCGGTGGCGCACAAGGGGGTCCCGGTGGTGACGGTGACCGGGGAGCCCGGCGAGCTGCTGCTGTACGCGTTCGGGCGGCAGGACGCCGCGGACGTCCAGGTGGAGGGCGAGGAGGCGGCGGTGGAGCGGCTGCGGATGGCGGAGCTGGGGATGTAG
- a CDS encoding CdaR family transcriptional regulator: MPQVVRSRIGSPHGRYPASRAPVPPLPERFRSLADREAVEVLHRAARVLVASLPSLTDRLVEALHAEEPAYRAVIDSGRAEIWQEVHHSLRHNVGSLLQPREFREAAHRTSRWIGEIRAGQGMPLDAVLHAFRMGGAMVWQGLVDETARRDPDDVRLLVHVAADVWNFVDEHCGIVADAYRQAERRLTWRRENRQRLMVAALLDGTARIADLAEASAMLGLPEQGRYAVLAVAAADGGRTVPAAPAGPGSAPDGPGTAPRGPGSAPDGPGAAPGGSGSAARPPLLLPAASGAAPLWHPGPDAEFAILPLTGGPGELGALAAGLDVPAGLRAGIGSAVEGLAALGEARRLAETALRACPASGGAVLLDEHLPDAMVVASPDLAGALADRVLGPLDQLDPADRDVIVETLTAWLDADGSAQRAGARLYCHRNTVLNRLRRFEQLTGRCLTRPRDAVEISLALAARRLRGA, translated from the coding sequence ATGCCACAGGTCGTACGTTCGCGGATCGGGTCGCCGCACGGAAGGTACCCGGCGTCCCGCGCGCCGGTGCCTCCGTTGCCGGAGCGCTTCCGGTCGCTGGCCGACCGGGAGGCGGTCGAGGTGCTGCACCGGGCCGCCCGGGTCCTCGTCGCGTCCCTCCCGAGCCTCACCGACCGGCTCGTCGAGGCCCTGCACGCCGAGGAGCCCGCCTACCGTGCGGTGATCGACTCCGGCCGGGCCGAGATCTGGCAGGAGGTGCACCACTCGCTGCGGCACAACGTCGGCTCGCTGCTCCAGCCGCGGGAGTTCCGGGAGGCCGCCCACCGCACCTCCCGCTGGATCGGTGAGATCCGCGCCGGGCAGGGCATGCCGCTCGACGCGGTCCTGCACGCCTTCCGGATGGGCGGCGCGATGGTCTGGCAGGGCCTCGTGGACGAGACCGCGCGGCGCGACCCCGACGACGTGCGGCTGCTCGTCCATGTCGCCGCCGACGTGTGGAACTTCGTCGACGAACACTGCGGCATCGTCGCGGACGCCTACCGGCAGGCCGAGCGGCGGCTGACCTGGCGGCGCGAGAACCGGCAGCGGCTCATGGTCGCCGCCCTGCTCGACGGGACCGCCCGGATCGCGGACCTCGCGGAGGCGTCCGCGATGCTGGGGCTGCCGGAGCAGGGCCGGTACGCGGTACTCGCCGTGGCCGCCGCCGACGGGGGCAGGACGGTCCCCGCGGCTCCGGCCGGGCCGGGGAGCGCACCCGACGGACCGGGAACGGCACCGCGCGGGCCGGGGAGCGCACCCGACGGACCGGGGGCCGCGCCGGGCGGTTCCGGTTCCGCCGCCCGGCCGCCGCTCCTGCTTCCCGCCGCCTCGGGCGCCGCACCGCTCTGGCACCCGGGCCCGGACGCCGAGTTCGCGATCCTGCCGCTGACGGGAGGGCCCGGCGAACTGGGCGCGCTGGCCGCCGGGCTAGACGTACCGGCCGGACTCCGGGCCGGGATCGGCTCCGCCGTGGAGGGGCTGGCCGCGCTCGGCGAGGCCCGGCGGCTGGCGGAGACCGCGCTGCGCGCCTGCCCCGCGTCCGGGGGCGCTGTCCTGCTCGACGAGCACCTCCCGGACGCCATGGTCGTCGCCTCCCCGGACCTCGCCGGGGCGCTCGCCGACCGGGTGCTGGGGCCGCTGGACCAGCTGGACCCCGCCGACCGCGACGTCATCGTGGAGACCCTCACCGCCTGGCTGGACGCGGACGGCTCGGCGCAACGGGCGGGCGCGCGGCTCTACTGCCACCGCAACACCGTCCTCAACCGCCTCCGCCGCTTCGAACAGCTCACCGGCCGCTGCCTCACCCGCCCCCGCGACGCGGTCGAGATCTCCCTCGCCCTGGCCGCGCGACGGCTGCGCGGCGCGTGA
- a CDS encoding LuxR family transcriptional regulator, whose amino-acid sequence MTSSTTVRSPGRLYGRDDELAAVHSLLDASWRGREGAIVLSAPPGLGRTALLRAAADAHRDRGPVLYATAARPDRSATGDGPDGSFAPPTAAAYPVMSPEALAARLREPRKRWAPDDGRPLLICADDTHVWDPASRTTLAAVAHGPGAGSRTAVLLTAADGAAPFAGLPTLRLGPLDAEAASALLDRLAPGAGTDVLDPVVRAELLREAAGNPRLLVGLTDRLTPDELAGRAPLPYPLPGGEAVLAAHAARLDGLPAPARALLLLAAAAQEHEPDGAGADALLLLRAGTRHGLSRSFLDRALSGLTGVGGLLQRAGSRVHFAHRLIAPAVLRHTPWPHRRAAHELLAALLTEAADRTPEDSASGRARAAGPGGRPSTRAGDDRVLPEPADRGAGEAAARASTEAAASRTRDGAAPVAPPDGPAAGFVPGGPPAGFSPDGPAPVAPPGVSAPVPLAALVQRACAAPGPDPVLAARIEAAAVAPRPHAERSAALVRAARLSAGPALRAARFAAAAEQARLAGDPSLARALLARTGSRAAGAASPSGGGSRGLASYVHGMLALRSGPAADAHEALLAAAELLGPDDPRTPDALLGAAEAAWAAGDALGYLGALDRLAPTSPEGSLEDYRAGMAAVLEGRTAEGHARLRRCLDPAGSPARNPAGDAGGPAELLRAGVAGLVLGDIGAACRAGARALAALRTRGPDALLPQALEHLAYAELRAGRHAGARAHALEGLHAARRAGQPNSSARLHAVLALAASVEGPAEACAAHADAALAGAAPNGLVQAATLATWARARADLASGRPGEAAARLAPLIGTGPGRGHFAVRTLAVPCWVEAAVLAGRPPEESGELHAAVDAFASWAARTADPGAPAQLARCRALLAPADEADARYAEALAHHGRADGDFERARTLLLYGQWLRRRRRTREARGPLRDALVAFQRCTARAWAERAAGELRAAGEPAGSPRDAGDEPLAALTPQQQRIARCVAEGATNREVGLRLSLSPRTVDHHLRNVFAALGIRSRTELARLLRP is encoded by the coding sequence GTGACCTCATCGACGACCGTGCGCAGTCCGGGCCGGCTGTACGGCCGGGACGATGAACTCGCCGCTGTGCACAGCTTGTTGGACGCATCCTGGCGGGGCCGTGAAGGGGCGATCGTCCTGAGCGCGCCACCGGGCCTCGGCCGTACGGCACTGCTGCGCGCGGCCGCCGACGCACACCGGGACCGAGGTCCCGTGCTGTACGCCACGGCCGCCCGCCCCGACCGGTCCGCGACCGGTGACGGGCCGGACGGGTCGTTCGCCCCGCCGACCGCCGCCGCGTACCCCGTCATGTCGCCGGAGGCGCTGGCCGCCCGGCTGCGGGAGCCGCGGAAGCGGTGGGCACCGGACGACGGGCGGCCCCTGCTGATCTGCGCCGACGACACGCACGTCTGGGACCCGGCCTCCCGGACCACCCTGGCCGCCGTGGCCCACGGACCGGGCGCGGGCAGCCGGACCGCCGTCCTGCTCACCGCCGCCGACGGGGCCGCCCCCTTCGCCGGACTGCCCACGCTCCGCCTGGGGCCGCTGGACGCGGAGGCGGCCTCGGCGCTCCTGGACCGGCTCGCTCCGGGCGCCGGTACGGACGTGCTCGACCCGGTCGTGCGCGCCGAACTCCTCCGCGAGGCGGCCGGAAACCCCCGGCTGCTCGTCGGGCTCACCGACCGCCTCACCCCGGACGAACTCGCGGGACGGGCCCCGCTGCCCTACCCCCTGCCGGGCGGCGAAGCGGTACTGGCCGCCCACGCCGCACGCCTCGACGGCCTCCCGGCCCCGGCCCGCGCCCTGCTCCTGCTCGCCGCGGCGGCCCAGGAGCACGAGCCGGACGGCGCCGGGGCGGACGCTCTGCTCCTGCTGCGCGCGGGCACCCGCCACGGGCTGTCCCGCAGCTTCCTGGACCGCGCCCTGTCCGGCCTCACCGGCGTCGGTGGCCTCCTCCAACGCGCGGGCAGCCGCGTCCACTTCGCCCACCGCCTGATCGCCCCCGCCGTCCTCCGCCACACCCCCTGGCCCCACCGCCGCGCCGCCCACGAACTGCTCGCGGCCCTGCTGACGGAGGCCGCGGACCGGACGCCGGAAGACTCCGCTTCCGGCCGGGCCCGCGCGGCCGGCCCCGGCGGCCGGCCCTCCACGCGCGCCGGCGACGACCGGGTCCTCCCGGAACCGGCCGACCGGGGGGCCGGGGAGGCCGCCGCCCGAGCCTCCACGGAGGCTGCCGCCTCACGGACGCGGGATGGGGCTGCTCCTGTGGCCCCGCCGGACGGCCCCGCTGCCGGGTTCGTGCCGGGCGGTCCCCCTGCCGGGTTCTCGCCGGACGGCCCGGCTCCTGTGGCCCCGCCGGGCGTCTCCGCCCCCGTGCCTCTCGCCGCGCTCGTCCAGCGGGCCTGTGCCGCGCCGGGGCCGGACCCCGTGCTGGCCGCCCGGATCGAGGCGGCCGCCGTGGCCCCCCGGCCGCATGCCGAACGCTCCGCCGCCCTCGTCCGTGCCGCCCGGCTCTCCGCCGGACCGGCCCTGCGGGCCGCCCGGTTCGCCGCCGCGGCCGAGCAGGCGCGACTGGCGGGTGACCCGTCCCTGGCCCGCGCCCTGCTGGCCAGGACCGGGTCGCGGGCGGCCGGTGCGGCGAGCCCCTCGGGCGGGGGCTCGCGGGGCCTGGCGTCCTACGTCCACGGCATGCTCGCCCTGCGCTCCGGGCCCGCCGCCGACGCCCACGAAGCCCTGCTCGCCGCGGCCGAACTGCTCGGGCCCGACGACCCCCGCACACCCGACGCCCTCCTCGGTGCGGCCGAGGCCGCCTGGGCGGCGGGGGACGCGCTCGGCTACCTCGGTGCCCTCGACCGGCTCGCGCCCACCTCGCCGGAGGGGAGCCTGGAGGACTACCGGGCCGGTATGGCCGCCGTGCTGGAGGGCCGTACCGCCGAAGGCCACGCCCGGCTCCGCCGCTGCCTCGACCCCGCCGGGAGCCCCGCCCGGAACCCTGCCGGGGACGCCGGAGGCCCGGCCGAACTGCTGCGGGCCGGGGTCGCGGGGCTGGTGCTCGGGGACATCGGCGCCGCCTGCCGGGCGGGAGCGCGGGCGCTCGCCGCCCTCCGGACGCGGGGCCCCGACGCGCTCCTGCCCCAAGCGCTCGAACACCTCGCCTACGCGGAACTGCGGGCCGGGCGGCACGCCGGTGCGCGGGCCCACGCGTTGGAGGGGCTGCACGCCGCCCGGCGCGCGGGGCAGCCCAACAGCTCCGCCCGACTGCACGCCGTCCTCGCGCTCGCCGCGTCGGTCGAGGGCCCCGCCGAGGCGTGCGCCGCGCACGCGGACGCCGCGCTGGCCGGGGCCGCGCCGAACGGGCTGGTCCAGGCCGCCACCCTCGCCACCTGGGCGCGGGCCCGCGCGGATCTGGCGTCCGGACGGCCCGGCGAAGCGGCCGCCCGGCTCGCCCCCCTGATCGGGACCGGGCCGGGCCGGGGCCACTTCGCCGTCCGGACACTCGCCGTGCCCTGCTGGGTCGAGGCCGCGGTCCTGGCGGGACGGCCGCCGGAGGAATCCGGAGAACTGCACGCCGCCGTCGACGCGTTCGCCTCCTGGGCGGCCCGGACCGCCGATCCGGGAGCCCCCGCCCAACTGGCCCGCTGCCGTGCCCTGCTGGCCCCCGCCGACGAGGCCGACGCCCGATACGCGGAGGCCCTGGCCCACCACGGCCGGGCCGACGGCGACTTCGAGAGGGCCCGCACTCTGCTGCTGTACGGGCAGTGGCTGCGACGCCGCCGGCGTACCCGCGAGGCGCGCGGGCCGCTGCGCGACGCCCTGGTGGCCTTCCAGCGCTGTACGGCCCGTGCCTGGGCGGAACGGGCGGCCGGAGAGCTGCGGGCGGCGGGGGAGCCGGCCGGGAGCCCGCGGGACGCGGGGGACGAACCGCTGGCCGCACTCACCCCGCAGCAGCAGCGCATCGCCCGCTGCGTCGCCGAGGGGGCCACCAACCGCGAGGTGGGGCTGCGTCTTTCGCTCAGCCCGCGCACGGTCGACCACCACCTCCGCAATGTCTTCGCCGCCCTCGGCATCCGCTCCCGCACCGAACTGGCCCGGCTGCTGCGCCCCTGA
- a CDS encoding alpha/beta hydrolase, with protein sequence MQQHLLPSGTLPPRPSRPSRVRTPMGLMAAGAATAGLLMTALAPGARAADNPYERGPAPTNASIEASRGSYATSQTSVSSLAVSGFGGGTIHYPTSTADGTFGAVVVSPGFTAYESSIAWLGPRLASQGFVVFTIDTITTLDQPDSRGRQLLAALDYLTQRSSVRNRVDASRLGVMGHSMGGGGSLEAAKSRTSLKAAIPLTGWNTDKTWPELRTPTLVVGADGDTVAPVATHSEPFYESLPGSLDKAYLELRGASHFTPNTSNTTIAKYSISWLKRFIDDDTRYEQFLCPLPAPSLTIAEYRGTCPHTA encoded by the coding sequence GTGCAGCAGCACCTCCTCCCCTCCGGCACCCTCCCCCCGCGCCCTTCCCGCCCGAGCCGCGTCCGTACGCCGATGGGCCTGATGGCCGCCGGCGCGGCCACCGCCGGTCTCCTGATGACCGCCCTGGCCCCCGGCGCCCGGGCCGCCGACAACCCCTACGAGCGCGGCCCGGCCCCCACGAACGCCTCCATCGAGGCGAGCCGCGGCTCCTACGCCACGTCGCAGACCTCCGTCTCCTCCCTCGCCGTGAGCGGGTTCGGCGGCGGCACCATCCACTACCCGACCTCCACCGCCGACGGCACCTTCGGCGCGGTCGTCGTCTCGCCCGGCTTCACCGCCTACGAGTCCTCCATCGCCTGGCTCGGGCCGCGCCTGGCCTCCCAGGGCTTCGTGGTCTTCACCATCGACACCATCACCACGCTCGACCAGCCGGACAGCCGGGGCCGCCAACTCCTCGCCGCCCTGGACTACCTGACCCAGCGCAGCTCGGTACGGAACCGGGTCGACGCCTCCCGGCTCGGGGTGATGGGCCACTCGATGGGCGGCGGCGGCAGCCTGGAGGCCGCGAAGAGCCGCACCTCGCTGAAGGCGGCGATCCCGCTGACCGGCTGGAACACCGACAAGACCTGGCCCGAACTGCGCACGCCCACCCTCGTGGTGGGGGCGGACGGCGATACGGTCGCGCCCGTCGCCACGCACTCCGAACCGTTCTACGAGTCGCTGCCGGGCTCGCTCGACAAGGCTTACCTGGAACTGCGCGGCGCCTCGCACTTCACGCCGAACACCTCCAACACGACGATCGCCAAGTACAGCATCTCCTGGCTGAAGCGCTTCATCGACGACGACACCCGCTACGAGCAGTTCCTCTGCCCGCTGCCCGCGCCGAGCCTGACCATCGCGGAGTACCGGGGGACCTGCCCGCACACCGCGTAG